The genomic DNA AGTCCCCGGCACGTCCAAAGTACCGGGGATTTATTTTTTAAATTATTTTCTTTTCCTCTTGATTTTTTCCTCTGGATTTCTTACACTATTTGCTAACCTACCAGGGTAAATTTAGAGAAAATGGGTGACGGATTATTTCACCCTGAAATCACTCAAAAAATACCCTGTTTTCTTCTGCATCACATTCATTATAACCGGGAGTACAGCAATGTATATTTGGGGCCTTCACATTATCGATTGGTTGGTGATTATTGGCTATTTTGTGGGAATGGTTTACATCGGCAAATGGGCCAGTAAGAAGGTTGTAAATACAATGGATTTTTATCAGGGGGGGCGCAGTTTCGGCAAAATTCTTTTTTCATTCTTGAATTTCGGGAATATCACCAGCTCGGATCAGGCCGTTGGTGTCACGCGCGAAATTTACAGAGAGGGGATGTCAGGGCTGTGGTTCCAGAATATTGTTTTATTTATTACGCCGTTTTATTGGTTTAAATCCATTCTTCAACGCCGTGCCCGGTACATTGCCGCCGGTGATATTTACATTCATCGTTTCGAAAGCAAATTTCTGGGAGGCCTCTACGCTTTTTACATTTTGATGATGGCCATGTATGGCGGCTCAATGGGGTACCTGCTTACCGGAAAAACCATGCAGGCGCTTATGGTAAAACCTCCCTCGGAATATACGCTCGCCGAAAAACAAAGTGTGGCTGACTTTAAGGAATTTAAGGCCCTGGAGCAGAAACAGTCCTTCCAGAAATTAACCCCGGCCGAACAACAGCGCTATAATTATTTATTGGAACGTAAAAAGCGAAACGAAATTCACGGGTACATTTCCTATCTGCCATTGGTCGAATTCTACTTTCTTTATGGGGCCATTGTTGCCACCTACACCATTTTGGGGGGGCTTTTTGCGGCCGTTGTCACCGACGTGATTCAGGGCCTTCTCATTGTGTTCCTCTCGCTTATTTTGATTCCGGTGGGATTGGCCCACATTGGGGGATTTGCGGGACTTCATGCTCACGTTCCCGATTATCTGTTTGATTTATTCGGAGGGGCAGCCACCTCCCAATACACCTGGTATTTTGTTGCAGCCATGGCCACAGTCAATCTTGTGGGGTTACCTCCCTCGGATTTTACGACGGGAGGGTCGGCAAAGGATGACATGTCCGCTCGAATGGGCATGATGATCGGGTCCTTTTCCAAGCGTTTTATGATGATAGGCTGGGCACTTACCGGGCTAATCGGGATCGGACTTTACGCCGGGAAGCTTTCTGATCCGACCATGATTTGGGGGCGCATGACTCACGATTTGCTGGGGGTCGGATTAATTGGTTTGATGGTGGCTTCAATTATGGCGGCAAATATGTCGACGATTGATTCGCAAAGTCTGATGTGGTCCGCTGCCTTTACCAAGAATATTCTGCTGCCTATTAAGCAGAATATTACGGAAAAAACGCAGGTCATTGTGGGGCGTGCGGTTATTCTTGTGGTATTGCTGGCAAATGTCTATTTTGCCACCAAGGTAAACGATATTTTTGTGATGTTTCGGTATGTTCTTTCTATTGGAACCATCATTGGCCCTTCTTTGTGGCTGGTGTATTTCTGGCGGCGCTTAAACACAAAGGCCGTTGTAACTCAAATGCTGCTTTCTATTTTAATTACAGTGCTTCTCCCAAACGTGGTACCGACGTTTCGTTCGGCCACTCACAGTTCATACCTAACCCAACAGACGACCGCTAAAACTGTTCAGATTACCACAAAAGCAGTGGAAAAAGATGTTAAGGAAGGCCGGGCCAAATATGTGGGGCAAAAAATCAAGAAAACACAGATCATAAATCCAACGGCTCTTTTTTTTGAGAAAGTCGTTCGCGAAAATCCGGAGGATGAAACCTCTCCGCTGGTGGGGGTTGGGGCTTTCCGAACGGAGCTGTATTTGGTCTCCCTGATGGGGGTTCATTTGAAAAACATGACGCGTCCTCAGCTGGATACGATTTCATTTG from Calditrichota bacterium includes the following:
- a CDS encoding sodium:solute symporter family protein yields the protein MYIWGLHIIDWLVIIGYFVGMVYIGKWASKKVVNTMDFYQGGRSFGKILFSFLNFGNITSSDQAVGVTREIYREGMSGLWFQNIVLFITPFYWFKSILQRRARYIAAGDIYIHRFESKFLGGLYAFYILMMAMYGGSMGYLLTGKTMQALMVKPPSEYTLAEKQSVADFKEFKALEQKQSFQKLTPAEQQRYNYLLERKKRNEIHGYISYLPLVEFYFLYGAIVATYTILGGLFAAVVTDVIQGLLIVFLSLILIPVGLAHIGGFAGLHAHVPDYLFDLFGGAATSQYTWYFVAAMATVNLVGLPPSDFTTGGSAKDDMSARMGMMIGSFSKRFMMIGWALTGLIGIGLYAGKLSDPTMIWGRMTHDLLGVGLIGLMVASIMAANMSTIDSQSLMWSAAFTKNILLPIKQNITEKTQVIVGRAVILVVLLANVYFATKVNDIFVMFRYVLSIGTIIGPSLWLVYFWRRLNTKAVVTQMLLSILITVLLPNVVPTFRSATHSSYLTQQTTAKTVQITTKAVEKDVKEGRAKYVGQKIKKTQIINPTALFFEKVVRENPEDETSPLVGVGAFRTELYLVSLMGVHLKNMTRPQLDTISFAFDIIFPFIILFLIGFLSRPNSEKVLREFYARVHTPAVADKELDARLVQEAVDNPEIVERKKLFPGTSWEFWKPSALDIWGFVASWFVVAFIIFLYWVLVHIGS